A region from the Brassica napus cultivar Da-Ae chromosome A2 unlocalized genomic scaffold, Da-Ae chrA02_Random_1, whole genome shotgun sequence genome encodes:
- the LOC125574978 gene encoding probable LRR receptor-like serine/threonine-protein kinase At5g10290 — protein MFTFQKMALTLTVLILACLLSLVSPDAQGDALFALRMSLRALPNQLSDWNQNQVNPCTWSQVICDDKNFVTSLTLSDMNFNGTLSSRIGILGTLKTLTLKGNGIAGGIPEEFGNLTSLTSLDLEDNELSGFIPSTLGNLKKLQFLTLSRNNLNGTIPVSLTGLPNLINLLLDSNHLSGQIPQTLFEIPKYNFTGNNLNCGVGQPHSCVSEVARSGDSSKPKTGIIAGVVAGVTVILFGILVFLFCRDRHKGYKRDVFVDVAGEVDRRIAFGQLKRFAWRELQLATDNFSEKNVLGQGGFGKVYKGVLPDNTKVAVKRLTDFESPGGDAAFQREVEMISVAVHKNLLRLIGFCTTQTERLLVYPFMQNLSLAHRLREIKAGDPVLDWETRKRIALGAARGFEYLHEHCNPKIIHRDVKAANVLLDEDFEAVVGDFGLAKLVDVRRTNVTTQVRGTMGHIAPEYLSTGKSSERTDVFGYGIMLLELVTGQRAIDFSRLEEEDDVLLLDHVKKLEREKRLGAIVDKNLDGDYVKEEVEMMIQVALLCTQGSPEDRPVMSEVVRMLEGEGLAERWEEWQNVEVTRRHEFERMQRRFDWGEDSMNNQDAIELSGGR, from the exons GGGATGCGTTATTTGCGCTGAGGATGTCCTTACGCGCATTGCCTAATCAGCTTAGTGACTGGAACCAGAACCAAGTGAACCCTTGCACTTGGTCTCAAGTCATTTGCGATGACAAAAACTTTGTCACTTCTCT TACCTTGTCAGACATGAACTTCAATGGAACTTTATCTTCAAGAATAGGAATCCTCGGAACACTCAAGACTCT TACGTTGAAGGGGAATGGAATAGCGGGTGGAATACCGGAAGAGTTTGGAAACTTGACTAGCTTGACTAGTTTGGATTTGGAGGATAATGAGCTGAGTGGGTTTATACCGTCCACTCTTGGTAATCTCAAGAAGCTTCAGTTCTT GACGTTGAGTAGGAATAATCTTAATGGGACTATCCCTGTGTCACTCACTGGTCTTCCAAACCTGATAAATCT TCTGCTTGATTCCAATCATCTCAGTGGCCAGATTCCTCAAACTCTATTTGAGATCCCAAAATACAA TTTCACAGGAAACAACTTGAATTGTGGTGTTGGTCAACCTCATTCTTGTGTATCTGAGGTTGCTCGTTCAG GTGATTCAAGCAAGCCAAAAACTGGCATTATTGCAGGAGTTGTTGCCGGAGTTACAGTCATACTCTTTGGAATCTTGGTGTTTTTGTTCTGCAGGGATAGGCATAAAGGATACAAACGTGACGTGTTCGTCGATGTTGCAG GTGAAGTGGACAGGAGAATAGCATTTGGACAGCTAAAAAGATTTGCATGGAGAGAGCTCCAACTAGCCACAGACAACTTCAGCGAAAAGAACGTGCTCGGCCAAGGCGGCTTCGGGAAAGTCTACAAAGGAGTGCTTCCAGACAACACCAAAGTCGCTGTCAAAAGACTCACAGACTTCGAATCTCCCGGTGGAGACGCTGCTTTCCAGCGAGAAGTCGAGATGATAAGCGTAGCCGTCCACAAGAACCTCCTCCGCCTCATAGGTTTCTGCACCACTCAAACGGAACGCCTCTTGGTTTACCCCTTCATGCAGAACCTCAGCCTCGCGCACCGTCTCAGAGAGATCAAGGCGGGGGACCCGGTTCTTGACTGGGAGACTAGGAAACGCATTGCGTTAGGAGCGGCGCGTGGGTTTGAGTATCTTCACGAGCATTGCAACCCTAAGATCATACATAGAGACGTGAAGGCTGCTAACGTGTTGCTGGATGAGGATTTTGAGGCCGTGGTTGGTGATTTTGGGTTGGCTAAGTTGGTTGATGTTAGGAGGACTAATGTGACTACTCAGGTTAGAGGAACAATGGGTCACATTGCTCCGGAGTATCTATCTACAGGGAAGTCATCGGAGAGGACCGATGTTTTCGGGTATGGGATCATGCTTCTTGAGCTTGTGACAGGACAAAGAGCTATAGATTTTTCACGtttggaggaagaagatgatgtcttGTTGCTTGACCAC GTGAAGAAGCTGGAAAGGGAGAAGAGGTTGGGAGCTATTGTGGATAAGAACTTGGATGGAGATTATGTGAAAGAAGAAGTGGAGATGATGATACAAGTGGCTTTGCTTTGTACGCAAGGCTCACCGGAAGATAGACCGGTGATGTCTGAAGTTGTGAGGATGCTGGAAGGAGAAGGTCTTGCGGAGAGGTGGGAAGAGTGGCAAAACGTGGAGGTCACGAGACGTCACGAGTTCGAGAGGATGCAGAGGAGGTTTGATTGGGGTGAGGATTCTATGAATAACCAAGATGCTATTGAACTATCAGGTGGGAGATGA